The proteins below are encoded in one region of Buttiauxella gaviniae:
- a CDS encoding AAA family ATPase, whose translation MKPKQTFADLSVLADQLRTKLETMKVILLYAYNGTGKTRLSMAFKDAGKKTIHRPFSAGDHVGQPLTITETIGDTLYFNAFTEDMFHWNNDLEGDADRRLMLNRDSRFFQGLFELEMDNRIRPLLQRYTDFDFRIDTEEWAIRFSRTVDGQLIDNIKVSRGEENIFIWCFFIAIVQLALDGADAYQWVKYVYIDDPISSLDEHNAITVGSHLAQLLNKSDNPLKVVISSHHPLFFNVMHNELDARKSKKVAAYFLSRSRADGSYSLTYTGATPFFHHVAILTELYKAEQSGELYTYHFNMLRSVLEKSASFHGFSNFSSCIAQDADDPERILHSRLINILSHGNYSLFEPQPMLDENKAYFRKILNDFLQRYPFNPDLFPQPIEEGEEKL comes from the coding sequence ATGAAACCAAAGCAAACCTTTGCCGATCTTTCAGTGTTGGCCGACCAGTTGCGCACCAAACTAGAGACGATGAAAGTCATTCTACTCTACGCATATAACGGCACAGGGAAGACAAGACTGTCTATGGCGTTCAAAGATGCAGGTAAAAAAACAATTCACCGTCCTTTTTCGGCTGGTGATCATGTAGGCCAGCCACTCACAATAACCGAAACGATTGGTGATACCCTATATTTCAATGCGTTCACCGAAGATATGTTTCACTGGAACAATGATCTGGAAGGTGATGCGGATCGACGCTTGATGCTCAATAGGGATTCGCGATTTTTTCAGGGTCTTTTTGAGTTGGAAATGGATAACCGTATAAGGCCATTGTTACAGCGTTACACTGATTTTGACTTTCGCATTGATACCGAAGAATGGGCAATACGCTTCTCACGCACAGTTGATGGGCAACTCATTGATAATATAAAAGTTTCTCGAGGCGAAGAAAATATTTTCATTTGGTGTTTCTTCATAGCTATTGTACAATTAGCGCTTGATGGGGCTGATGCTTACCAGTGGGTAAAGTATGTGTACATCGACGATCCTATATCTTCACTAGATGAGCATAACGCCATCACAGTTGGTAGCCATCTGGCGCAATTACTGAACAAATCTGATAATCCATTGAAAGTTGTGATCTCGTCACATCATCCATTATTTTTCAATGTCATGCATAATGAACTTGATGCTCGCAAATCCAAAAAGGTCGCAGCCTATTTTTTATCAAGATCTAGGGCTGATGGTAGTTATTCCCTGACTTATACAGGTGCAACGCCGTTCTTTCATCATGTCGCGATACTCACCGAGTTGTATAAGGCAGAGCAATCAGGTGAGCTTTATACCTATCATTTCAATATGTTGCGTTCAGTTCTGGAAAAATCAGCCAGTTTCCATGGCTTCTCAAACTTCTCATCCTGCATTGCGCAGGATGCTGATGATCCAGAAAGAATTTTACATTCGAGGCTCATCAATATTCTGAGCCATGGGAACTATTCGCTGTTTGAGCCTCAGCCTATGCTAGACGAGAATAAAGCATATTTCAGAAAAATTTTGAATGATTTTCTGCAGCGCTATCCATTTAATCCTGATTTATTTCCTCAGCCGATTGAGGAAGGTGAAGAAAAATTATGA
- a CDS encoding type I restriction-modification system subunit M — translation MTEFDKQKLGKTLWNIADQLRGAMNADDFRDYMLAFLFLRYLSDNYEAAAQKELGVDYPKLKEEEYHSPLTLWYEQNKQDIPEFEKLMRRKVHYVIEPQYLWAGIAEMARTQHVKLLNTLQAGFKYIEEESFASVFRGLFSEINLASEKLGKTYSERNDRLCKIIKEIAEGLKQFSTDSDALGDAYEYLIGQFAAGSGKKAGEFYTPQRISDILSAIVTLDSQEPATGKRSHLDSVFDFACGSGSLLLNVRRLMGPHGIGKIYGQEKNITTYNLARMNMLLHGVKDSEFDIFHGDTLLNDWDMLRETNPAKIPRFDAVVANPPFSYRWEPAETLADDARFKNYGLAPKSAADFAFLLHGFHFLKEDGVMAIILPHGVLFRGGAEARIRTKLLKDGHIDTIIGLPANLFFSTGIPVCILVLKKCKKPDDILFINAADHYEPGKRQNQLSSDHINKIIDTYKFRKEEPRYARRVSMKEIEKNEFNLNISRYVSTTKAEAEVNLALVYDELISLENQIKSATQKHNEFLKELGLPLLP, via the coding sequence ATGACTGAGTTTGACAAACAAAAACTGGGCAAAACACTCTGGAATATAGCCGATCAATTACGTGGTGCTATGAATGCGGATGATTTCCGCGACTATATGCTGGCATTTTTATTCCTGCGGTATCTTTCGGATAATTACGAAGCTGCTGCTCAAAAAGAACTAGGAGTAGATTACCCTAAACTGAAAGAAGAGGAATATCATTCGCCGCTGACCTTGTGGTATGAGCAAAATAAGCAGGATATTCCTGAGTTTGAAAAACTGATGCGCCGTAAAGTGCATTACGTAATCGAGCCTCAGTATCTTTGGGCGGGTATAGCTGAGATGGCACGAACCCAACATGTGAAACTGCTTAATACATTACAGGCGGGCTTTAAGTACATTGAGGAAGAATCTTTCGCCAGTGTTTTCCGGGGATTGTTCTCAGAAATCAATCTTGCCTCAGAAAAACTAGGCAAAACATACAGTGAAAGAAATGACCGTCTTTGCAAGATAATTAAAGAGATTGCTGAAGGGCTGAAACAGTTCTCTACAGACAGCGACGCATTAGGTGATGCTTACGAGTATCTGATTGGTCAATTTGCAGCTGGGTCAGGTAAGAAAGCCGGCGAGTTCTACACTCCGCAGCGTATTTCAGATATTCTGTCAGCCATCGTCACTCTGGACAGCCAGGAGCCAGCTACAGGCAAGCGCTCGCATCTGGATAGCGTTTTCGACTTTGCCTGCGGCTCTGGCTCACTGTTGCTCAACGTGCGTCGCCTGATGGGCCCACACGGCATAGGCAAGATTTACGGACAAGAGAAAAACATCACCACCTACAACCTGGCACGCATGAACATGCTGCTGCACGGGGTGAAAGATTCAGAGTTTGATATTTTTCACGGTGATACTTTGCTAAATGATTGGGACATGCTACGCGAGACCAATCCGGCTAAAATACCCCGGTTTGATGCCGTGGTGGCTAACCCTCCATTCAGCTATCGTTGGGAACCGGCAGAAACATTAGCCGATGACGCACGCTTTAAAAATTATGGCTTGGCACCTAAATCTGCTGCTGATTTTGCCTTCCTTCTACATGGCTTCCATTTTTTAAAAGAAGATGGGGTAATGGCAATTATCCTTCCTCATGGCGTACTTTTCCGTGGTGGCGCTGAAGCACGCATCCGTACGAAGCTGCTTAAGGATGGTCATATCGATACAATAATTGGCCTACCTGCGAATCTGTTCTTTTCTACAGGAATCCCTGTATGTATTCTGGTGCTGAAAAAATGCAAAAAGCCAGATGATATATTATTCATCAACGCCGCTGATCACTACGAACCAGGTAAACGACAGAACCAGCTTTCGTCTGATCATATTAATAAAATTATCGATACTTATAAGTTCCGTAAAGAGGAACCTCGCTATGCGCGTCGCGTTAGCATGAAAGAGATTGAGAAGAATGAATTTAATCTGAATATTTCACGTTATGTAAGTACGACAAAGGCTGAAGCAGAAGTCAACCTTGCTTTAGTATATGATGAGCTTATTTCGCTGGAGAATCAGATAAAATCAGCAACTCAGAAACATAACGAATTTCTAAAGGAACTAGGGTTGCCTCTTTTACCTTAG
- a CDS encoding helix-turn-helix transcriptional regulator has translation MTNPPQAEYPVYENRHENIQTETPLPQDVEKRTRFAMGDDILLSMKDITAHSGLSDKHYYSLISRGMFPRPLKIGRSSRWRKSDYEAWLNERDTNR, from the coding sequence ATGACCAACCCGCCACAAGCTGAATATCCGGTTTACGAAAACCGGCATGAGAACATACAAACTGAAACCCCACTTCCACAAGATGTTGAAAAACGGACCCGCTTTGCAATGGGCGATGACATTCTGCTCAGCATGAAAGACATTACTGCTCATAGCGGTCTTAGTGACAAGCATTACTATTCCCTTATTTCCAGAGGTATGTTTCCCCGACCGCTGAAAATTGGTCGCTCAAGTCGCTGGAGAAAAAGTGACTATGAAGCATGGTTAAATGAGCGGGACACAAATCGCTAG